In Episyrphus balteatus chromosome 4, idEpiBalt1.1, whole genome shotgun sequence, the sequence GTATAAAGCTTcggttttcaaaaacaaaatagaaaatacaTGGTTccctaaaacaaaattgttgaaagATTTTGTAAGCTTTGCCTCTTGAGGGTCCTAACTTCTCTAACCCAAAATGGACGTACTAAAATAAATCTTTCCAATCTAAACACAGTTCAACAAACTCGTTGAAATCTGCTTTTTTAGATGAAAGTGATAGATATCATGGTCCTACCGGTCGTCGGTCTTTGCTTAGGAGtatctacaaaaaatcaaaCGGTCGAACAGATTGCTCAAAATTCAGTTTAataattttcatgttttttttttaatgtctcctTTAGAACGCATACTTCTCAAAACAATTTTGATCTGCGTTTTTGGATATTGGCGTATATCGTAAAAGGTAAaccgattttattcaaaatcttcagacaaaaatttcttattattttaaacaataagtttatttaaattaaaagatttggagaaaaatcgattttatacGCCCTTGGTTTCttctcaaaccatttatttatttttcttttgaaaacttaaccaaaaaataataattttcggCAATATTCTGTGAGGGTTGATTGAGTCATTTAATTATTAAGTGGATTTTTTGAATGTGtagatattttgttttattttaaaatatactaTTGTAATGTGACCATTTGCAATTAAACAATTGATACAAGAAAAATACTTTATTAAAAACCTTTGTTCCCAATGTactacaaataaatttaatttttgaaatgtgtaaaaaaaaaaaaaaaatgtattaaaaatattgaaatattatctataaatttagtcaaaatttaatttaaaagaaacttATTACGGGATAATATAACAACTCCAAAAAATGAATAGTCTAAATGAAATCATGGTATTAAAAGCACAACTAGTATCTAACAAATATGTACTTGAAAACCCACATACAAAAACAAGTTGTGGTTTACAGTTGCTGGACTGTGTAACTTGTTGAAATTCCgtaagtattaaaaatttattataaagttTCAGCTTATTTAAGTTGGTAAATTTATTGTTAGTTACTTACACCGgttgttcttataaaaaaaatgttcaagaaTCACATATTGCAAATTCGCTCCATATTGTAGTGTTTAAAATATGAAGAATtatgtttaaaattatattttctcatATAAATCTTTGTgtggaaggaaaaaaaaacatgaggaAGTAAGCCTCGGAATTAATGCTAATAGACTTaaagttttgtataaaaataagttCTTCAAAATGTACTACCTGGACTTATTGTAAAACTAACTTGGTTATTCATATAAAATGtgtgtgacattttttttagtcttcccaaaaaaaaatctttaaatcgtgtAAAGATGAAATtacattttcttttcaaataaaaaatcaccatttaacttaagatattttaatattttttttttttaatatttgcttCGATGtcaaatatataatattttcacaattgtgaaaattttgtaaaccaaTGCTTTTGATAGTTATTTCACGTAGCTTGTAAATGGAGAAGTGCCTCATTAACGTTTAGGTTTTTAtgaaacatattattttttttcgcatgaccaataaaatattaatgacaAATGTAATCAATGTACCATCGcatagtacatttttttttgtgatatttccACAGATATCATATGACATACTAAAACCGACCATAACGTTCGCAAATGGTTGTCTGTTCGTCTTGGTTTTGGTCTCTTTGATTGAATTTATGTGTCGCATGTTTAAAAcacgccaatttttttttatgtttttaacatACACCTTCTAGTTGAACATGAAAAATCGCCACATGCTAACATGTGATTTTTCTAGATAATatccaaatcaaaaaatttacaaaactttTAGCTTATTAGCATCCGTTCTGAGGTTGAATCTTAATTTGAAAGGACTAGTTAAAAGAAAATAGCAAAGAAACACGTCACGTGTTTATAGAAcaatttgaagttttttattCGGCTTTGACGTCAGTTTtgcagcagaaaaaaaaattaagaaataactTGTTACTTGTTAatggacatttaaaaaaaaattcacgaaTTAAATGACacgataaacttttttttttgaaaactcgaCGACCTTCCATGAATTGTtagcctttttttttaagtaaaagtgAGCAGaactttgatttttaaaggaGTTGTTATGAAGTTCCAACTTATTAAAACTAAACCTATAGTAATAAAATTGTTCTCACCATATATTAATTATTGACAAAACTAATTTTAGTTTAGTGAATGCTTAAGGTTTCAAAGTTTCCAAAACTTGATACAATTAATTATTAAGAGATGTGGCATCTATAAATAGAAATCTGAAATATAATTTCTGTAAAATTACCAATTGGTCGAAATAATACAACTTTAAACAGTCACTAAATTGTTCTTTAGCAATTTTTGACAATACTGAAAACCGAAGCGTCATAAGCTtactcaattattttttttttattccgttCTTGTGTAccgatttaatataaaaaatgagaCTTCTACATGCCTCTGAATCCTCGTTTGACAAAAAGGAAGTCCCTATTTTTTGGCAttataaatttatgtttattatgtgttaaagttaaacattttcgtatttattaattcaattagaaataaaatattattagacaaaataaatattagtcTTGAATTGATGCCCTGAAAATTGTACTGTACCAAGACCTTCATTATAAATAACGCATCGAACGTAAAAGATAATTCCataattttttcgtttaaatttaaaaatcgtgAAGTTGTGAACGATGAATACTCACTCATATAAAAGCTTGCATCTAGCCAAAACGTTCGGTAAGTTATTCATAATAAGAGTCTAAAACGATGATAATGATAACAAATActaaacagagaaaaaaaaggattaataAGCTACATGCATAGATATGGAGTTCACTTGGAAGCAGTTTTTTAGTGCGGATTTAACTCGGGTTAGTAAATCATCAAAGAAATCCATTCCGAAATAAATCAAGCTCTAGAGTATTTATAAACGATTTACCATCTGTTCATTTAACCCAGAATTAACTAATTTGTTGAGTTAATTTTGGGCGCAATTGAACGCACTGAAAAACTGGAACCAGAATGTTCTCTTCACAATGAAAATTTCTAATTGCAAAGCAATTTCAATACAAAGAATAGGCTAAacgcattattaattttatataatacaaattttaaaactatgaaaaattattcaaatcttCGTCGGAATTTCCAACTTTAAAATAAGGTAAGATACTTGAATGAAATTCCTTCGGACTAACGGTATAACAACGTTTGGGTACCAAGCTGgtaagttatttttaatttgatcaatagacaaaatacaaattattaaaacaaaaaaaaaatcggcgCGGTCGCAAAGATGAAGATACTTAAACAATCGGTAAAATAAATGCACACGTCAACATACGACTATAATATTATATGAAAcgaaatttatacaaaaaaacaacgtattttttatttcgtcattttgttttttctttgtttttttttttcttctatttttacataattttgtttctaaacaaacacaaataggtTATCAATTTGGATGGCAATGATTCGAGAAGCCCTTCGCCCGATCGAGATCGCTATAAGAGAAGGAGGAGCCGATCAAGGTCCCGAGACAACAGAGGTGGACCTGCGCGTGGAGGAGATATTAGAAGACGCCGCTCTAGGTCCAGGTCATCCAGGAGCCGTTCGCCGAGGACAAATAGACGTCGTCCTTCACGTGAGAGAGATCGTGAGCGTGAACGTCTTGCTGAACGCAATCGGGACAAAGAGAAGGAGAAGGAACGTGAACATGAGCGTGAACGCCGACGCAAGGGTTTGCCAGACATCAAAAAGGAACATTTGAGTGGtaattttctttcaattataaaaagtagaaaacattttttactattAATCATTTTCTATAATATTGCAGTCGTATGGTGGAGCTTATATTGAGCATTCGTTTGACGTGCtcttaaaacgttttttttttgtttagtcgATAAAGTTGCGCGtgataaaattgcatttaacaTCGTCAAAAAAACTATATCTTCATCAATGCGTCGCaaagaattttattgttttaataattttatagtgaaaaaaatcgattatgacaagaaatgtaacactttaaagaagaaaatgtaacactttagcaaaaaaaatagtataaccGAGATTTATAAAAGTGCACCGAAACAAAATTACCAAAATAATCAGTTGAACAAAGAAAAAGATTGTTatctaaaaatatgaattattcAACATCTTAAAGCCGAACTACAATagttttcgtcgacttttgtttCCGAATAAGAATAGGTATCAACAGTTCGTCAGATGGTTACAACTGTtgttgaataaaattaacttcCGTCCACTTTTCCACTTGAGTGCATTACATAAACGACTTGGGTGTCATTTCGAAATGCTACTTTATGTTCACTTCTGCACAATCCTTAAAACAAGTTAATTCCCAAGCgtatttatgcattttaaatGCCTCAACCTCAGTCATCGGAAAAATGACAGCTCTACTTGATGGTCATTACTTTTCAACACTAGTCTTTTAAACTGGTTCAAATTACACATGTAATCAAACGAATGAAGTTAAAAACGATATGAATCATGTATTTCTTCCCATTTTGACTGACAGATCGAACTTCTACTAAATAGATACGTTTTTTGATCACCTGTTCGGTTCGATCCTACGACCTTTGAGTTTTATCGCTAGCACAGAAATGCAATACTTTATATTTACGCTAAAGTATGTATTGTACAATGTATATAATACACTGATGGAATGCATTGTTTCCTTGCCATACTTCTGAACAGCTGTTCTTAAATTCTGGCAAAACCTCTGTGTAAGCTTTTTATGTGTCATACTCTACTAATCTTTTTCcggtaataaaaacaaaacacttgcCCATCCTGTTTCTAAAAAAAGCTAATCGCTTTCATCCAAAGGCCGGTTGGTATTATGCCACTTCATTGCAGTGCCATATAAACGGTGATCAATTACaccggcacaaaaaaaaaagtgtcgtGTACTTTGGACCGGTATGGATTTCGACAAGCTGAATCCAAATTTCAAGTCCGTATcatccagttttgagtaaaaattttttttaaatcagttttttgcttttttggggagattttttgcatttttctcaaaactggaggttGACCGGGTCAAACAGACTTAAAATTTGGATTAAGCGGGCCGAAATCCATACCGATATATGGGTCTGGTCCAAAGTACATgccacttttttacttgcgatataggtactatagggcaagtttaggattcgtaaaaaaaatcgaactcgagataacaattttacatgacattacgatgatggagaatgccaaaaaagtgggtccgacaattctgtctgtctgtctgtctgtctgtctgtctgtctgtctgtctgtctgtctgtccgtctgtctctatctggagctgcagcctaaacgagtgaagtgattttcttcaaacttggtagttagcagtttttggtgattccctagaggggaaattgaaattttttttttatgaccaaaactaacggtacctgccatataacggaaatagaaaagttaatttttttcaaaaacggctctaacgattttgattaaaatttttgtgtgtagtactacacataagagccaactttttaaataaaaaaaatattttttgtaccgttattaacggtacctgtcatagaaaggattttttcgtttctgaatatctcgtacaaaattaaccctatttaaatgaaaatttttatacaaaagtgtgtaagtaaagataatattaagattttagaaaattttcaaaaaacgcatttttggttttttaaaaaatatttcaaaatttttttttgaaaaatcaattttttgaaaacggatcaatgaaaaattttaaaatttagtttttatgtgtaaattaattatttcttcaaaatggcataccaactttttttttggaaaatgttaaaaaatttttatatataaaaaattatttttttaaaaaacggctcctacaattttcaaaattttttttctaaaaataccattttatacaagaaataaaatggcatatttgtttttttttttaagataatttaaaacggagtttaattaattataaaaacagatttcatttttttatactacttatgaaatttcttcaaaatatcaaattttaaatttcttgaataaaaagctttaacattatagtaactttaagcataagagcaagtacgtgcgaccccagtcgtgcaatttatttttgtgtgtgccggtgttatcgGAGGATATGGTGAATACAAATTTTCCTGGAAATGTTTCCCTTGTTTCATATGGTCATAAAAAGTTTTCCTCGGAATTTATTAATATCGACAATCAATTTATCTGTCACTTCATATGATTTTTTCCCTGGAAATACATTTTGAAGAAGATCGCAAAATAAATTCTACGGGAAAAAGTATTCCAAGGAAAACAAAATTCCCCTAGAGGTTCACGATCAtctcaaaaaatatatgtttgaaCGAAGGCTTTTAAATGACGACATGAAACGGCAGCGCATGATAAGCATCTGATCTTGAAAGgattgtccaatggggaattAGAAGCCGCGCAGATCCTACGAAAACGCAATCCTGTTCAATGTCGTTAAAGcaaaacccattttatttttatattggcACTTGCATTAAGAAAACTGCCCAGTTTTCTGTTTTCAGTATGTTTATCAGAAATTCTTTTGAATGCTTTAGCCAGCTCGGTTTTTCTATTTAGTTTTGATATTCAGAAGTCTTCTATATCATCAATATCTTCCTCGTAGTTCTCTAACGCTTTGATTGCACACCTATATAAAACCAGAACCTATAACGTGCGTTATTAGCAGAGCAATGATTGCACCACAATCAATCACCACAACCAAATCTCTTAGAATTTCTAATAgttgcaccaaaaaaagaaataaaaaagtatcattagccctgttccattggaggtggtagtctactaatagtagatgttttggttaatctagtactatcatttactcatgctcttcttcccgagaagatacgatttgtattgaattcgttggaagtgcgttccattgaaaatcgctagtaaactactgaAGTACTTTGCGACCTCCCAAAGGAACGGGGCTATTAACTCAGATTGGGTACACCAACCTAAAAAGTTCAACAACAATTTTAGGGCCTTGCCAAATGATCTGTTTTCTTACAAATGGGCAAGACACCaaatttgaataataataataatcttctCATGAGTTAGTAGTGCGAGTTCATAAAATTCGATTGATGCGAGGTCAAAGATCACataatagttttgttttctaatttcttgataatatttcatttgatgaaAAATATATCTTTTACACTTTGGTTGCTGCAACAATTTGAGAATACAAAAATGAATGTTTGTATTTAGGAATGACCGCTAGAAAGATATATGTATCATGTAGAGTTAAGAGGGCTATAATGGATGACAACTCAactaaaatcaattatttttacgAAAACTGTTGTTTTCTTTCAATCAAACGTTCTTTTTATTAGGTTTTGTTAGAAAagatcaacaaaattttttaattcaattttgagaataagaaagaaagaattttttacttaaatttattattcttttaaattgaattcaaagcaaacaacaaataatttcaaaaatgaaaacaaacataCGATTTTCTTCTTACGTCTTCCAATCTATTCCacatttagttgtgtttgacagattaataggtttttcgtttggtaaattaatattttggtcaataaattgatttttttcgttatgaAACGAATACGTTTtcagattgatttttatttgctatagtATTGGTGTGCATTTGTGTCTGTGAACCAGCCAACTATCGCAGTTGTCAAATATTGATTCgaccgttgattttttttattcacttaaaATTGCTTccatttgaattcaaaactaaTACTTTcttgaaaccaaaacaaattattatcaaaCAAACTTGTCAAACAGATGGATGCCAATGATGCATAGTGGTGTTAGTAAAAGAGGGGTAAATCTGCCGAAAAATCCAGATCTGGAAAATTAATctaagatcaaaaaataaatcaattttcttggccaaacgaaaacaaaaattgtcaaaatcagttttttgccagatctaaatcaaaaaataaatgaatttttgtaccaaacgaAACCCCAATAACATTGCATTTAGGAACAATGTTGTGTTGTTATTATATTACATTTTATAACTATTTTCGTCTCAAAAAGGAACAATGATAGCTAACTATTGTTAATAATAAAAGAACATACTTCCTTAAATTAGAGCGTTGAGAAAAATATTGGTCAGAAATACTAcggaaactatttttttttgtaaaaccaaaTCGTACAAATCGAAAACGAAACAACCGGATAGTTGGTCCCGCATACCCAGTCGCAGCTAGGTGTTAAAATAGACCTAATATAATATTAGCATATAGATTCATTCTTCAATCGTACAATACGAATAATAAATTCTCCATTTGTCCCTTCTGTTGTGAATTTCAGGCAATTTTAAGCTCAAACATTTTATgttacttattttatttgacaaacaAAATGCATTAAAACAGAACAGATAAAGCTCCAACATACGATATTTGCACCGAATAATAACTTTAATTTACATCTTATGGTCTGCGAATGTCTATTTAAACaaatcctattttttttaacagtttgcAGTACAACTCTATGGGTTGGACATTTGTCCAAATTGGTATACCAAGAAGAACTATCTGATACATTTGGCAAATATGGTGACATTGTGAGCATAGATCAAATTGTTCCAAGAGGATGTGCTTTCATTGTTATGAACCGTCGCCAAGATGCCAGCAAAGCAATGAGTTCTTTAAAGAACTACAAACTCCAAGGCAGAGCAATAACAATATCCTGGGCAGCTGGCAAAGGTGTCAAAagcaaggaatggaaagatttttGGGACTTGGAATTAGGTGTAACCTATATACCATGGGATAAATTAGAAAAAGACACAGATTTAGATGCTCTAGAGGAGGGTGGCATAATTGATGAAGATTCAATGCCCGATTGGATGAaggagaaaataaataaattgaaaaatgccAAGGAAATCAATGCTGCTGGTAGTGCATCCGCTATGATGTTCGGAATTGATGGAATGCCAAAAATTGATATAACACAGCCACCACCTCAAGCTGGAGGTATGATGGCGATGCCACCATTTTCAATGGCACCACCAATGGGTGCACCTCCCATGGGTGCACCACCAATGGGCGCACCACCTCGAATGATGACGCCCATGGGTGTTCCAATGCCCGGCAATATGGTACCCGGAATACCAATGCCACAGGGTATGGTTCCAGGAATGCCACCTCCACATCCCATGATGATGACACCGGGCATGCTGCCTCCACCTGGATATCCACCAATGCCATTGGACAAGAATATTCCTCCTCCAAATATGCGTCCTGATGGTGGTATGCAAGCCCAGTTCCCAGGAATGATGCAGCCAATGCCAATTCCCACACCGCACCAATTCCCATCAAGTTCAGGTGGTAATGCTTCTAGCGATGATCAAATGGACATTGAAATGGAAGACGATATGCCCAATGATAATCCTCAACATGCTCCCCCAATGAATTTCAATCAGCCACCGCCAATGTTCCAAGGAGGTGGTGGTGGAGGACCAGGAGGCTTTCCAGAGGGTGGACCACCACCTGGCAGTGATGGTGGTGATGATTATGGCGGACGGGATAGAAATCGTGGTAATAACTCACGCTGGGGATCACGAGAAGATCGAGATCAAAATCGTGATCGCGGCAATAGAGGCGGTGATCAGTCCGATGGTGAAATGTGGCGGGAAAATGGTCCGCCAATGGGAGATCAACAAAACTTTAATGATTCCCGACGCGGAGGTGGACCGCCAGGAAACATGCCTCCATTTGATATGAATAATCATCCCCGAGGACAAGAATTCTTTGATATGCGGCATGGTGGTGGCCCTGATGGTAAATAACTCATTCTTGTCTccaactttaaaaattgaattaaatttgttttcttttagatTTCAACGATCGTCGAGGTGGGGGAGGCAACCGCGGTGGTGGAGATTTCTTCCCAAATATGCAAAACAACAGATTTAACCAACCGAATAGTTTAATGCAAATGCGCATACAACCACCTGCAATGTTTAATAATAACAGAATGAATGGACCAGGAATGGGTTCCGGTCCGGGAATGTTTATGCGAGGACAAGGTCCTCGTTCACAAGGTGGTCCTCAAGGTAcattttaaatctttaaaa encodes:
- the LOC129918973 gene encoding SR-related and CTD-associated factor 4 isoform X2: MENVIAFNNELSGLYESKPPISKAKMAAITKAAMRAIKFYKHVVQSVEKFILKCKPEYKVPGLYVIDSIVRQSRHQFGVEKDVFAPRFARNMKDTFANLFRCAPDDKSRIIRVLNLWQKNNVFAPDVIQPIFDLADPSHPIYQMPPQQNSGSLDISATSNGLNVSNSGMDVSGVGGGGGSQSAGDDKLVLPDLSNNNLKQLLKDPNVLRQLQTLQNFQKFKQQEEKQHKLNELRMQEEAFEKHIQNVLKSSSGNEAADISGKEVEFVSEESKIEVINLDGNDSRSPSPDRDRYKRRRSRSRSRDNRGGPARGGDIRRRRSRSRSSRSRSPRTNRRRPSRERDRERERLAERNRDKEKEKEREHERERRRKGLPDIKKEHLSVCSTTLWVGHLSKLVYQEELSDTFGKYGDIVSIDQIVPRGCAFIVMNRRQDASKAMSSLKNYKLQGRAITISWAAGKGVKSKEWKDFWDLELGVTYIPWDKLEKDTDLDALEEGGIIDEDSMPDWMKEKINKLKNAKEINAAGSASAMMFGIDGMPKIDITQPPPQAGGMMAMPPFSMAPPMGAPPMGAPPMGAPPRMMTPMGVPMPGNMVPGIPMPQGMVPGMPPPHPMMMTPGMLPPPGYPPMPLDKNIPPPNMRPDGGMQAQFPGMMQPMPIPTPHQFPSSSGGNASSDDQMDIEMEDDMPNDNPQHAPPMNFNQPPPMFQGGGGGGPGGFPEGGPPPGSDGGDDYGGRDRNRGNNSRWGSREDRDQNRDRGNRGGDQSDGEMWRENGPPMGDQQNFNDSRRGGGPPGNMPPFDMNNHPRGQEFFDMRHGGGPDDFNDRRGGGGNRGGGDFFPNMQNNRFNQPNSLMQMRIQPPAMFNNNRMNGPGMGSGPGMFMRGQGPRSQGGPQGGGGGGFGFNNRNPFDRDARDVDGGNRMRGGRGMNDRRGGGRGGGPGGRGGPNNWRDNDEEDDGGIFKRRGGNRFGGSRDRDGPDENRMSRDRDRAGGRRQMNDRNSRDRFDRSSREKRDGGNDRFSKNRRMSSENRDERQSPSKQGGGGAAAKKDNDPKSKAVNVPLDTEEDWDQELSEHDFDNSAKSSDNQRDEPEAQIQNSNTSPRRENERIEESSHDDGKEEDFAAPLPTAREELPSKKIERMNSVNTPLYDEPAAAAESKSFNSDKCVESNNDVPQGREENIAVAAEQQPPTHEPQQPEPSVETPAAE